Proteins found in one Arachis stenosperma cultivar V10309 chromosome 8, arast.V10309.gnm1.PFL2, whole genome shotgun sequence genomic segment:
- the LOC130945520 gene encoding zinc finger protein 5-like: MTFFVGSVRHRWLISRVSGNGANVTVGSRRLMDWTVFGRPNRLRMAVSEQEKTTAQDQRTTTTNNNEKKFECQYCLKEFANLQALGGHQNAHKKKKRMKKKRLQLQARKATINYYLQQPNFPNNNHHDFSYHNHNHNNSNTPWFYDPSSYNYYSDFIVCEKSQISFNPNNQDSNFLVEKASNSNWYSSLPSSYQAAASSQQDSCIFNFSNTNTDNNNNNNNMAYNIFKPCNFLDSSNHQIQSHGSNNKALDLQLGFNLQSNTRWA, from the exons atgaccttcttcgtgggatctgtcCGCCATCGGTGGCTGATCTCTCGggtctccggcaacggcgccaatgttacggtgggtagcCGGAGATTAATGGACTGGACTGTGTTTGGCCGGCCCAATCGTCTGCGGATGGCAGTTTCCGAGCAG GAAAAAACCACAGCACAAGATCAAAGAACCACAACCACTAATAATAATGAGAAAAAGTTTGAGTGCCAATACTGTTTGAAAGAATTTGCAAATTTACAAGCACTTGGTGGACACCAAAATgctcacaaaaaaaaaaagaggatgaagaagaaaaggttgCAGCTTCAAGCAAGGAAAGCCACCATAAACTACTATCTTCAACAGCCCAATTTTCCAAACAACAATCATCATGATTTTTCTTaccataatcataatcataataaCAGTAACACACCTTGGTTCTATGATCCTTCTTCTTACAATTATTATTCTGACTTCATAGTTTGTGAAAAATCCCAAATTAGCTTCAACCCCAATAATCAAGATTCAAACTTTTTGGTCGAGAAAGCATCAAATAGTAATTGGTATTCATCTCTACCATCATCATATCAAGCTGCTGCTTCTTCACAGCAAGATTCTTGCATATTCAATTTCTCTAATACTAATacagataataataataataataataatatggcTTACAACATCTTCAAGCCTTGCAACTTTCTTGATTCTTCAAATCATCAAATACAAAGCCATGGTAGTAATAACAAAGCTTTGGATCTTCAATTAGGCTTCAATTTGCAGTCAAATACAAGATGGGCCTaa